The following are encoded in a window of Solidesulfovibrio magneticus RS-1 genomic DNA:
- a CDS encoding acyltransferase family protein: protein MGFLRIILALSVVIGHSDHSFGLPGLNTTLAVRSFYVVSGFYMAMVLSTKYNGKPYYVFIKSRYLRIFPLYLAVLLLTLVYGCVTWAIIGSVQWPLAGWANTLTRLDDLSIVYYALANVFIFGQDVLGFFHVSENGGLVFDYLNRLSNSSLGGYMLVPQAWTLGLELAFYLVAPLFVAGSSIVILGVILGSCLLRFVALPAWGVEANAFTYRFFPFEIAFFGCGALAYKLYARYRILDKGRTFHVVAVLALAPLFLAFDWNIPDLTRYAALALAIPSLFLLTKNSRLDRFVGELSYPIYISHILVLYAITQYTQVGYELPGVLVTLALSLLLYLAVERRVETWRGRVVAGTNRRFPSAKGLAAAAVCALAIVAVLLTGKALLESKHLSQSAAMVDYDFIKDTPRNMILIGFEPPENNASSAWRWGLGEKSEILFSLPKATNCNLVFQFFPVADGQTVSVYFNDLLLETFRLRKNDAIYRQYALPAKKSGNVVRFVYDDWNGRVVRYIPEDSRPLAVNFNKFELTF, encoded by the coding sequence ATGGGATTTTTGCGAATAATACTTGCTCTTTCCGTAGTCATCGGCCATAGTGACCACTCGTTCGGACTGCCAGGGCTCAATACGACCCTGGCAGTGCGTTCATTTTACGTTGTGTCAGGATTCTATATGGCCATGGTGCTTTCCACGAAGTACAATGGAAAGCCTTATTATGTATTCATTAAGAGTCGTTATCTACGTATATTCCCTCTCTACCTTGCGGTTTTGTTGCTGACTCTGGTTTATGGCTGCGTTACGTGGGCGATCATCGGCTCAGTGCAGTGGCCCCTCGCTGGCTGGGCCAATACCCTGACCAGACTCGACGACCTGTCTATCGTCTACTACGCCCTGGCCAACGTGTTTATCTTCGGTCAAGATGTCCTCGGCTTTTTCCATGTGTCCGAGAACGGGGGGCTGGTCTTTGATTATCTCAATCGCCTGTCCAACAGTTCTTTGGGCGGCTACATGCTTGTGCCCCAAGCCTGGACGCTTGGCCTCGAATTGGCCTTCTATCTTGTCGCACCCTTGTTCGTCGCAGGTTCGTCAATAGTTATTTTGGGGGTCATCCTGGGGAGTTGCCTGTTGCGCTTCGTCGCCCTCCCCGCATGGGGAGTCGAGGCCAACGCGTTCACCTACCGCTTTTTTCCTTTTGAGATCGCCTTTTTTGGTTGTGGTGCGCTGGCGTACAAACTCTACGCTCGCTACCGAATCCTTGACAAGGGCAGGACGTTCCACGTCGTCGCCGTGCTGGCTCTGGCTCCGCTTTTTCTTGCCTTTGACTGGAATATTCCGGACCTGACGCGCTACGCGGCCCTGGCCCTGGCCATCCCTTCGCTGTTTCTCCTGACCAAAAACAGCCGCCTTGATCGTTTTGTCGGTGAACTGTCCTACCCAATTTACATTAGCCATATTCTCGTACTCTACGCCATTACGCAGTACACCCAAGTGGGCTATGAACTCCCCGGCGTCCTCGTCACGCTGGCCCTTTCTTTGTTGCTGTATCTCGCCGTTGAGCGCAGGGTCGAAACGTGGCGAGGACGGGTGGTGGCAGGGACCAATCGCCGCTTTCCCTCCGCCAAGGGCCTGGCCGCAGCCGCGGTCTGTGCCCTGGCGATTGTAGCTGTGCTTCTGACTGGCAAGGCATTGTTAGAGAGCAAGCATCTCTCCCAAAGCGCTGCCATGGTGGATTACGATTTTATCAAAGACACGCCACGGAATATGATTCTGATCGGCTTCGAGCCCCCCGAAAATAATGCTTCGAGCGCTTGGCGCTGGGGCTTGGGCGAGAAGTCCGAAATACTCTTCTCTCTGCCAAAAGCGACAAACTGCAACCTCGTCTTTCAGTTCTTTCCCGTGGCCGACGGCCAGACGGTGTCTGTCTATTTTAACGATCTCCTCCTTGAGACGTTCCGCCTGAGAAAAAACGATGCGATCTACAGGCAATATGCCCTGCCTGCCAAGAAGTCTGGCAATGTCGTGCGTTTCGTCTATGATGACTGGAATGGTCGAGTTGTCCGCTATATTCCGGAAGACTCCCGCCCGTTAGCCGTTAATTTCAATAAATTCGAACTCACCTTCTGA